The genomic region CGCGATTGCCGACATCACCGCACGGGGCAAGTTGCCGCTGCTGGTTGGCGGCACCGGTCTGTACGTGCGCGCCGTGCTCGAAGGCTATCGTATCCCGCGCGTGCCGCCCAACCCCGAGTTTCGCCGCGCGATGGAAGCCCTGGCGGCGCGCGAAGGCGCGCAAGCGCTCTACACCCGCCTGCAAGCCCTCGACCCCGAAGCCGCCGCCAACATTGACCCCCGCAATGTGCGGCGCGTCATCCGCGCGCTGGAAGTCATCGAAGCCACGGGTGAACCGTTCAGCGCCCAACAAGGGCGCGAGCCGCCCCCCTACGACATCTTGCGCATCGGCTTGACCATGCCGCGCGACGCCCTCTACGCCCGCGCCGACGCCCGTATCCGCGCCATGTGGGAAGCGGGCTGGGTGGACGAAGTACGGCGTTTAGTGGCGGCGGGCTACACGCCCGAAACGTCCGACGCCATGAAAAGTCTGGGGTATCCAGAAGTGGTTGCCTACGTGCGGGGGGAGATAACCGATGAAAACGAAGTGCTGCGCCTCATTGGGCGCAGCACACGGCGGTTTATTCGGCAACAGTATGGCTGGTTTCGGCTTGACGACCCACGCATCCACTGGTTCGACGTGCAACAACAACCGCGCGAGGCGATTACGGCGTTTGTGGCTCAGTGGCTGGCTCGTCGCTCGCCTCCGTCTCCTCCGCCTCGCCAATGAGCGCATAGCCCACACGGCGAATGTTGCGCAAGTAAATTGGGTTGTCAGGGTCGGGTTCCAACTTACGGCGCAGATAGAGCACGTAGAGTTTCAAGTTCTGGCGTTGGGCGTCGCGGTGCCCCCACACGTGCTCCAGCAACTGGTCATGCGCCAGTGGCACGTTCACATTTTCCGCCAGGTAGAAGAGCAAGCGCTCTTCGGTGGGAGACAACTGCAAGCGCCGCCCATCCCGCAACACGAGACGGCGCGTCAAATCAATCTCGACGTTGCTTTCGGGCAAGCGCACCACGCGGGGTTGCGGGACGTTGAGCCGCACCAGCCACTTCTTCAAGCGTGCCACAATTTCGGCTGTGCGCGTTTTTTCGACAACATCATCAGCGCCCGCCGCCAAAATCTCGACCACGGTTGCCTCTTCATCGTGGTCAACAAGCACCAGAACCGGCAACCGCGAATGCGTGCTGACAACTTCGCAAATTTCGCGGCACGCCTCGAGCGAAAGGTCATCTTTCGCCACCAGCACGGCGTCCAGAAAATCGCGGTTGAACACTTCCAGGGCTTCCTCCGCCGAGGAAACCGCAACGACACGAAAAGACTCTTCTTCCAGCGCACGACGCAAGGTCAGAAAGGGCTCGCTGTTGGGTGAAACAAGCAATATCTTATACATCGTCGGCTCCATCGTTTGTTTATGATGTACACACCTGGATACGCGAAAAATGGTATAAGTTTTTGTTTTTTCGTCAATTTAGCCAATGCAATTGTATGCAAATGTGCCCAAAATAGCGTATCAAAAGAGCAAACAAAAACCGTTCCGCAAAGATGATACATGCCTGGCACAGCAAAGCGCAAGAGGAACAATTTCCTAGTGTGCACCCCGATTTCTCTTGTTGGGCAAACCGGTTATACTCGCCCGCGGCTGGCAATCAAATTCCCCACCAAACACCATGCGCCAAAAGATACTGAGCAAGACCGGCTTGCTGCTCGATACACGTGCTGAACGCCTTTTCCTGCTCCTCGCTCGCCTTGCGCGTGTCGGGCTGCTCCTGCTGGCGATTATCTTCATCACCGTGACGGGGCTTGCCATGGCACGCGGCACGCCCCCCATCGAAGCCATCCGCGAGGCGACGCCGCACACGTGGGAACTCGCTACGCACATTTTGCGCGGCGATTTCGGCGAAACACGCGCGGGGAGCATCACACTGGCGCCTGTCCCCGTCGCCGACGTTGCCCGTGACGCCCTGCTGAAAAGTGTGGGATTGTTGGCGGCGGCGTTGCTCACCGCCGGCGTGGTGGGGATTGCACTCGGTTGGCTGGCGGTTTGGCGACGCCAACGCGGCTGGTCGCTCATGGTCATGCTGGGGGCGCTTATTGGCGTCTCATCGCCGAGTTTCTTCATCGCCATGTTGCTGCAATTGCTGATGATTCGCTGGGCGCAATGGCAAGGCACGCCGCTTTTCCCCGTGGCCGGTTTTGGCTGGGATCGCCATATCGTGCTGCCTGCGCTTGTGCTCGCCGCCCGCCCAATTGCCCAACTCAGCCGCGTTACCTACCTCGCGTTGCTCGACACCCTGCGCCAGGACTACGTTCAGGTGGCGCGGAGCAAGGGGCTTTCGGAGCGCCAGGTGTTTTGGCGTCACGTCTGGCGCAACGCCGCTATTCCCATCCTCACCACGTGGGGCGTCTCACTCCGCTACGCGCTGGCAAGCCTGCCCGTGGTTGAGTTTTTCTTCGGCTGGCCTGGTGTGGGCTTCACCTTGCTCAAATCCATCGCTCGCTACGACGATACCTTGACGGTTGTACTCCTGCTGGCGCTCAGCCTGCTCATCCTGGCGGTCAACGGCACGCTCGACCTGCTCTACCGCTGGATTGACCCCCGTGTACGTGAACAGGCTCGCCAACAACGCAAAACGACGCGCGGCGCAGGCTGGGGCGACGGTCTGCGCGACCTTCTTGCCGACCTGCGCGACCTCATACTCAACAACACTCTGTTCGACCGCCTCCGCAGCCGCGACGCCACCCCACACCGCATTTCCACCATCCTCGCCGCCCGTGGACACAAACCCGCCACAGACACCTACGCGGCGGCGCGACGCCGCGCCTGGATACGCGGCACGCTGCGCAACGTGCCGCTTCTGTTGGGCGTGGTGCTCGTGCTGGGCTTGGGCTACGTGGCGCTATTCGGCGCGTCGCTCGCACCACACAGCCCCTACACCACCCGCGGGCTAACGTTTGAAAACGGCGAAATGCGCGTGCCCCCCTTCCCTCCCGACGACGAATTCCCCTGGGGAACCGACGCCCTGGGGCGCGACATGATGAGCCTGGTCGTGGCGGGGGCGCGTCAAACGCTCACGCTGGCGCTGCTTGTGGTGCTCATCCGCATGGTTGTGGGGGTGGTGCTGGGGCTTTTCGCCGGCTGGCGCGCCGGTAGTCGAAGCGACGCGCTCATTGTGGGGCTTGCCGACCTGCTCGCCGCCATGCCGAGCCTCCTGCTCGCCATGCTCGCTATTCTCGCCGTGGGGATTCGGCAAGGCATGCTCGCGTTCATCGTTGGGCTCAGCCTGGTGGGCTGGGGTGAAATCATGCAACAGGTGCGCGCGCACGTCATTCGCCTGAAACCGCAACCCTTCGTCGAAAGTGCGGTGGCGGCGGGATTGCGTGTACCGCGTCTGGTGCTGAACCACATTGTGCCCAACATTGTGCCCATGCTCATCTCAATCGCCGCGCTCGAAATGGGGGCGGTGCTCATGCTGCTGGGCGAACTCGGCTTCATCGGTATCTTCATCGGCGGTGGGGCGTTCGCCGAACTGGACATCGCCGCCCCACTCTACCACTACTCCGACGTGCCCGAATGGGGCGCGCTGCTCGCCAATGTGCGCCTCTACGCACGCGCCTACCCGTGGATGGCGCTCTATCCGGCGCTGGCGATTTTCGTAGCGATTCTCGCCTTCAATCTGCTGGGCGAAGGCGTGCGCCGCCTCATCGAAGAGGTCGGCGTCTCGTTTTCGCGCGTGTTGAACCGCTACACACTGGCGCTGGCGATTGTAGTTGTGCTGACCATCAACTGGGTGCAAGCCAACACAGGCGCGGTCGCCTTCTACAAACGCCAGGCCGCCACTTTTGACGCTTCGCGCGCCTTTACACACGCCGATCGCCTTGCCGCTCCTGAATGGCAAGGGCGCGCACTGGGCAGTGAAGGGCTGGACGCCGCGGCGGCATACATCGCTGAACAGTTTGCGCGTGTGGGTGTGCAACCCGCAGGCGAAGATTTGACGTTCTTCCAGCCGCGCAAACGCGCCTACGAGCAATTGACCGCTATTCCCACGCTGACCATTGAAGACGGCGGCGCACCGCCGCGCTATCGCCGCGACTACGCCGAATATCCCGACCGGTTCCGCAACCTGGGTGAAGCCCACGGGCGCGTGCGCCTGCTCCTTATGGGAGAGTTGACCGCGCAAGGCACGTTCTTCCGCCAGCGTATTCCCGCGCTAGAAAATCTGGATTTCTCCGACGACATCCTGCTTGTGGTCAACCAGCGCGACCTCGAATACGCCCGCTTCATTCCACGTGCGGGTGTGCTGGTCGTCGCCGAAGATGAAACCGATCTCCAACGCCGCGCCACCCTCTCCCCGCGCGACCCGGTGGTGGAACTCTTCGGCACGGGACGCCGCGTCGGGCAAGATGCGCCTGTGCTCTGGATTAGCGAAGCGCTGGCGAACCGCCTGTTGGCGGAAACAGGCTTCACGGTGGATGAGTACCGCCGCGCTGAAACCACGCTGGGGCTTGACGAAATTGTGGCGCGCGACCTGCAACCGACCGTCCACATCCGTGTGGAAGGCGAAATCCGCGAGGACGTGCCCGTTGCGCATGTGGTGGGCTACATTCCCGGCACATCCGACGACCTGGACAACCAGATGCTGCTCGTCATGGCGAAATACGATGGCCCCGCCCTGGCGCCCGACGGCGAGATTGTGCCCGGAGCCAACGACAACGCCAGCGCCGTCGCCGTCATGCTCGAAGCGGCGCGCGTGTTGCAAGAGAGCGGCTATCAGCCCTACAAAACCATCCTCTTTGTAGCGTACAGCAACGAAGGGCTGGAAGGTGGGCAAGTGCCGCCTATCGAACCGAGCCAATTCCTCAAAGCCAAATATGGTTTCGATGGCACTTTCCAGCCCGAAGCCGTGTTCCACATCGGACCCGTTGGCGATGGGACAGGCAATGCGCTCGAAATCTCGGCGGGTGGGAGCGAGCGCCTGGCGCGCCTCGTCGAACGCGCGGCTGACCTGATGAACGCCCCTTCTGCACGCGCCCGCGAGGACGTGGATTTGAGCATTGTCTTCGAGGAACGCGATTTCCGCGTCGGCGGACAAGAAGCCCCAACCGTGGCGCTTGCCTGGCAAGGGTGGGACGCCACCGCCCGCACACCAGCCGACACCATCGAACGGCTCGACGTCGAACGATTGCGCCATGCAGGGCGTACACTCGCCCTCACGCTCATGATTGCAGGGCGCGAAACCACATACTGAGCAAAAATCAGGCCTAATTCCCCCCTTCATTTGCGTTGAGTACACACAAAACCACACAACCAACCACAAGGAGTTGAGGATGCCAACGCCGCAGGCTGTATTGGCTGAACTCAAAGCACACTTGCAATTTCTGAGCGACTTGGGGGGGGCCGTTGGTTTGCTTCGCTGGGATCAGGTGACGTACATGCCCCAAGGCGGTGCGAGCGCCCGCAGTCGCCACATCGCCACGCTGAGCCGTCTCTGGCAAGAACAGTTTACCGCGCCGCACATCCAGGAGTGGCTCGACGTGCTCGTGCCCTATGCCGAAACCCTGCCCTACGATGACGACGACGCCGCGCTCATCCGCTATGTCGCCCGCGAGTATGACCGCCGCCGCCGCATTCCAACCGACTTTGTCGCCGAAATGTCACGCCACCTCAGCGCCAGCCGCCAGGCTTGGGGGGAAGCCCGCCAAACGGGCGAGTTTGCCACGGTGCAACCCTTCCTCGAAAAAACGCTCGATTTCAGCCGCCGCATGGCGGACTACCTCGCACCCTACGACCACCCCATGGACCCCCTCATCCAGCAAAGCGATGAGGGTTTCGACACCGCGACGATTCGCGCCTTGTTCGACACGTTGCAGCGCGGATTGGTGCCTCTGGTACGCGCCATCGCCGACGCCCCGCGCCCCAACACCGATTTTCTGGCACACACCTACGATTTCGACACGCAAATGGCATTTCTGCACGACGTCCTTACCGCGTTCGGCTATGACTGGCAACGTGGACGCCACGACCTGACGGCGCATCCCTTCGCCATCCGCCTCTCACATGGCGATGTGCGCATCACCACACGCTTCACCCCCGACTACCTGAACGCCCCCCTCTTCCCCTCCATGCACGAATCGGGGCACGCCATCTACGAGCAAAACGTCTCCCCCCGCTATGAAGGCACACCGCTCGCACGCGGCGCGTGGTCGGGTGTGCATGAAAGCAGTTCGCGCCTGTGGGAAAACCGTGTCGGGCGGAGCCGCCCGTTTTGGGAGCACTACTACCCCCGTTTCCAGCGCCTGTTTGCCGACCACCTGGCACACGTACCGCTCGATGATTTCTACGCCGCCATCAACGTGGTCGAACCCTCTTTCATCCGCGTCACCGCCGACGAAGTCACTTACAATCTGCACATCATGATTCGCTTTGAACTGGAAGCACAACTGCTGGAAGGCAGCCTCAGCATTGCTGAATTGCCCGAAGCATGGAACGCCATGTACGAAGAATTTCTGGGTGTGCGTCCCCCCAATCACAAAGTGGGCGTCTTGCAAGACGTGCATTGGTACAACGCCCTCATTGGTGGACGTTTTCAGGGGTATGCGTTGGGGAACATCATCGGCGCCCAACTCTTTGAAGCCATTCAGGCAACGCACCCCGACATCGAAGACCACATCGCCGCGGGCGAATTTGACACCCTGCGCGGCTGGTTGACCGAACACGTGTACCGCCACGGGCGCAAATACCTACCGCTCGAACTGGTCGAACGCGCCACGGGCAAACCACTGAGCGTTGAACCGCTGTTGCGCTACCTCTACGCCAAGTTTGGCGACCTGTACGGACTCAACCTGGAACCGTGAGCCATGCGGCGCAATCGTCCACCACTCCTCGACGCTCACGCCCATCTCGACCAGTACGACGACGCCCACCTGCCCGCCGTGCTAGCGGCGCTTGCCGCCCAGCGCATCTTCACCATCGCCGTCAGCATGGACGCCGCATCATATGCCCGCACCTGTGCCATTGCCGCCCGTTCTCCCTGGGTCATGCCGGCTTTTGGCGTGCACCCGTGGCACGCCGCCACCGCCTGGCAGACACGCCACACATGGCTTCACCACCTTGCCGAGGCGCCGCTTTTCGGCGAAATCGGACTGGACACAGTGTGGGCACCGCCGAACACGCTTGACGTTCAGCGGCGCATTTTCCATCTCTTTCTGGAAGCCGCCGCTGCGCGGCATCTCCTGATCAACCTGCACACCAAAGGCGCGGAAGCCGAAATCCGCGACAATTTGCGGGCGTTCGGCATCACTCCCGCCATCATCCACTGGTATTCAGGTCCGCTTGACGTGCTCGACGACCTCATCGCCGACGGGCATGTTTTCACTATCGGCGTCGAACTGCCATACACCCCACACATTCAAGCCATTGCACGCCGTATTCCCCTCGGTCAACTGCTCACCGAAACAGACAACTCCGGCGGTCTTCCCTGGCTCACAGGCGAAACAGGCATGCCGCACCATCTGCACGGCGTACTGACGCACCTTGCCGCCCTGCGTGGTCTTTCGGTGGATGAAGTGCGTGCACATGTGTGGCACAACTGGCGGCATCTCTGTGCAACGTATCGGTTAGAGGTTCGCTAGAGCACAAATGCGGTGGGCCAATTTCTGGGCTGTCAAGGTTTGCATCGGCTCAACACCCTGTTGCTTTCCCGTGCCACACAGCAACGGCCCCACACGTAGCCGCCACGCATCCCCCGGCAGCGGCTCCCGCGTGAGCCATACGCCGGCCCAGGGGTCATACAACCGCACGCCGAATTCGTAGAGCGCTAAGTGCTCGTCCCATTCTTTGCCCAGGAAGGTGTAGTGGTTGTGCGGGTCCGTCCAGTTGCCACGGGCTGGCAGGAACCACCATGGGTACCGTTAATGAAGGAACAAACACCCTCTTACTTAACCATTACCCCACGCACTTCTTCGGTTTCGACACACCATCACTCACCCACATAACCCCAACTAATCAGACTCAGATGTATCTGTACTCTCTCCCTCATCACTCTCATCTTCCCCCAAGATCTCCTCCGGCAACAGGTGATAGGCTTTCCCCGTAGAAGCATCTACCGCTATCACCCCCCCAGGTCCTTTCAACTCCAACCCTAACTCCTCTATCAGCTCCCTCACCGTTACCCCTCCCGACCGCCTCCATTCCTCCCGCCGCTTCTGTCGCAGCTCTTGAAACCGAAATGCCGGCACCTTCCCCTGCCTGGGCTTCGGAGGAAATAAGTGATTTCGCGCTTCCTCTCGTGATACTTTCCCCTCCAGAAGATC from Ardenticatena maritima harbors:
- a CDS encoding RHS repeat-associated core domain-containing protein; amino-acid sequence: MPARGNWTDPHNHYTFLGKEWDEHLALYEFGVRLYDPWAGVWLTREPLPGDAWRLRVGPLLCGTGKQQGVEPMQTLTAQKLAHRICALANL
- a CDS encoding response regulator transcription factor, with the translated sequence MYKILLVSPNSEPFLTLRRALEEESFRVVAVSSAEEALEVFNRDFLDAVLVAKDDLSLEACREICEVVSTHSRLPVLVLVDHDEEATVVEILAAGADDVVEKTRTAEIVARLKKWLVRLNVPQPRVVRLPESNVEIDLTRRLVLRDGRRLQLSPTEERLLFYLAENVNVPLAHDQLLEHVWGHRDAQRQNLKLYVLYLRRKLEPDPDNPIYLRNIRRVGYALIGEAEETEASDEPATEPQTP
- the miaA gene encoding tRNA (adenosine(37)-N6)-dimethylallyltransferase MiaA codes for the protein MSDEQPHLPPLIAVVGPTAVGKTATAIALAQAFDGEIVSADSRQLYIGMDIGTAKPTPEEQAAARHHLIDILTPDQQMTLADFQDRAYAAIADITARGKLPLLVGGTGLYVRAVLEGYRIPRVPPNPEFRRAMEALAAREGAQALYTRLQALDPEAAANIDPRNVRRVIRALEVIEATGEPFSAQQGREPPPYDILRIGLTMPRDALYARADARIRAMWEAGWVDEVRRLVAAGYTPETSDAMKSLGYPEVVAYVRGEITDENEVLRLIGRSTRRFIRQQYGWFRLDDPRIHWFDVQQQPREAITAFVAQWLARRSPPSPPPRQ
- a CDS encoding carboxypeptidase M32, with amino-acid sequence MPTPQAVLAELKAHLQFLSDLGGAVGLLRWDQVTYMPQGGASARSRHIATLSRLWQEQFTAPHIQEWLDVLVPYAETLPYDDDDAALIRYVAREYDRRRRIPTDFVAEMSRHLSASRQAWGEARQTGEFATVQPFLEKTLDFSRRMADYLAPYDHPMDPLIQQSDEGFDTATIRALFDTLQRGLVPLVRAIADAPRPNTDFLAHTYDFDTQMAFLHDVLTAFGYDWQRGRHDLTAHPFAIRLSHGDVRITTRFTPDYLNAPLFPSMHESGHAIYEQNVSPRYEGTPLARGAWSGVHESSSRLWENRVGRSRPFWEHYYPRFQRLFADHLAHVPLDDFYAAINVVEPSFIRVTADEVTYNLHIMIRFELEAQLLEGSLSIAELPEAWNAMYEEFLGVRPPNHKVGVLQDVHWYNALIGGRFQGYALGNIIGAQLFEAIQATHPDIEDHIAAGEFDTLRGWLTEHVYRHGRKYLPLELVERATGKPLSVEPLLRYLYAKFGDLYGLNLEP
- a CDS encoding ABC transporter permease subunit, producing the protein MRQKILSKTGLLLDTRAERLFLLLARLARVGLLLLAIIFITVTGLAMARGTPPIEAIREATPHTWELATHILRGDFGETRAGSITLAPVPVADVARDALLKSVGLLAAALLTAGVVGIALGWLAVWRRQRGWSLMVMLGALIGVSSPSFFIAMLLQLLMIRWAQWQGTPLFPVAGFGWDRHIVLPALVLAARPIAQLSRVTYLALLDTLRQDYVQVARSKGLSERQVFWRHVWRNAAIPILTTWGVSLRYALASLPVVEFFFGWPGVGFTLLKSIARYDDTLTVVLLLALSLLILAVNGTLDLLYRWIDPRVREQARQQRKTTRGAGWGDGLRDLLADLRDLILNNTLFDRLRSRDATPHRISTILAARGHKPATDTYAAARRRAWIRGTLRNVPLLLGVVLVLGLGYVALFGASLAPHSPYTTRGLTFENGEMRVPPFPPDDEFPWGTDALGRDMMSLVVAGARQTLTLALLVVLIRMVVGVVLGLFAGWRAGSRSDALIVGLADLLAAMPSLLLAMLAILAVGIRQGMLAFIVGLSLVGWGEIMQQVRAHVIRLKPQPFVESAVAAGLRVPRLVLNHIVPNIVPMLISIAALEMGAVLMLLGELGFIGIFIGGGAFAELDIAAPLYHYSDVPEWGALLANVRLYARAYPWMALYPALAIFVAILAFNLLGEGVRRLIEEVGVSFSRVLNRYTLALAIVVVLTINWVQANTGAVAFYKRQAATFDASRAFTHADRLAAPEWQGRALGSEGLDAAAAYIAEQFARVGVQPAGEDLTFFQPRKRAYEQLTAIPTLTIEDGGAPPRYRRDYAEYPDRFRNLGEAHGRVRLLLMGELTAQGTFFRQRIPALENLDFSDDILLVVNQRDLEYARFIPRAGVLVVAEDETDLQRRATLSPRDPVVELFGTGRRVGQDAPVLWISEALANRLLAETGFTVDEYRRAETTLGLDEIVARDLQPTVHIRVEGEIREDVPVAHVVGYIPGTSDDLDNQMLLVMAKYDGPALAPDGEIVPGANDNASAVAVMLEAARVLQESGYQPYKTILFVAYSNEGLEGGQVPPIEPSQFLKAKYGFDGTFQPEAVFHIGPVGDGTGNALEISAGGSERLARLVERAADLMNAPSARAREDVDLSIVFEERDFRVGGQEAPTVALAWQGWDATARTPADTIERLDVERLRHAGRTLALTLMIAGRETTY
- a CDS encoding TatD family hydrolase, whose product is MRRNRPPLLDAHAHLDQYDDAHLPAVLAALAAQRIFTIAVSMDAASYARTCAIAARSPWVMPAFGVHPWHAATAWQTRHTWLHHLAEAPLFGEIGLDTVWAPPNTLDVQRRIFHLFLEAAAARHLLINLHTKGAEAEIRDNLRAFGITPAIIHWYSGPLDVLDDLIADGHVFTIGVELPYTPHIQAIARRIPLGQLLTETDNSGGLPWLTGETGMPHHLHGVLTHLAALRGLSVDEVRAHVWHNWRHLCATYRLEVR